The Saprospiraceae bacterium genomic interval TAGTTACGGTAGCAGACCGGTTTGAAACCATGGCTACTGCCATTGCTGCGAGTTATATGAACATTCCTTTGGTTCACATTCAGGGTGGTGAAGTTACCGGCAACATCGATGAGAAAGTAAGACACGCCATCACTAAATTATCGGATCTGCATTTGGTGGCATCGAAAGAAGCCTGCGACAGAGTCCTCAGAATGGGAGAAGATCCCGATTATGTGATCGTTACCGGTTGCCCGTCACTGGATCTTGCCAAAAGGATAGCAGGTGAAAGTAACAATCAAAGCGAATTTGATCCGGTGAAAAAATATGGTGGTGTAGGGATTTCCGAAGTGGATCTGGACCACTTCATTGTAGTCCTGCAACATCCGGTTACAACCCAATACGATGAAGCCAGAAAACAGGTGGAAATTACGCTGGAGGCTATACATCAAATGGGCATTCCCTGTTTGTGGTTCTGGCCCAATGTGGACGCAGGATCAGATGGCACTTCCAAAGGGATTCGGGCATTCAGGGAAAAGCATACGCAATCAAAAATTCATTTCTTCAAAAATATGGAGCCGGAAGATTTTTTGAGACTGTTGAAAAAATGTAAATGTCTGGTTGGGAATTCAAGTGCGGGAATACGCGAATGTTCTTTTCTGGGCATACCCGTGGTAAATATAGGGCAAAGGCAACAAGGAAGGGCGCGGGGCAGGAATGTTGTCGACGTTCAACACGATGTACTTGCGATCCGTTCGGCTGTTGAGAATCAAATACGTCATGGCCATTATGAACCTGAATTTATTTATGGAAATGGACAGGCCGGAGTACAAATTGCCAATGCTTTGGCTAAAAGTCCCTTGCGTTTTGAGAAGAAAATTCAATATTGATCAAAAATGTTTTAAGAGATCCGGTTTCGACTGGACAGATTTAAATTAATCAGAATAATCAGACCACCAGATGCCTTCAATTTTAGGAATCATACCTGCCAGATCGGGATCCAAAAGGGTACCGATGAAAAATTTGCGAAAGCTGGCCGGTAAAACTTTGGTTGAATATGCGATTGACGCAGCATTGGATTCCCGTCTCCTGAATTATATTGCATTGAGTTCTGATTCTACAGAAATTTTAAAGCTTGCTGATTCCTATAATAATAAAATATGGCAGATCCAAAGACCCGATGAGATATCCGGCGATACATCAACGGCTTTGGAATACGTGGAACACACCTTGGAAGTAATGAAAGGTTTGAATTTGGAAACGCCTCAATATGTGGTCATCATTCAGCCAAGCAGTCCGTTCACCAAAGGGGAGGACATCGACGCTACCATCCGAAGGCTGCTGGAATTAAAGACAGACTGTGCGGTCAGCGTAAGAGAAGTACAATTTGATCTGCATCCTTCTAAATTCAAATACATCAGGGATGGAAAGTTGTTGCCTTATTTTGAAGATACGGGAGATCATATGGCCAGACATTTGCTGGATAAAATTTATGTTCGAAACGGCTCCGTTTATATGAGCAGCATAGAATTAATCAGATCCCGAAAATTGCTGAATGACTCCTGTGCAGCTTATGTCATGCCTCCGGAAAGATCAATTGACATCAACGATCTGCTGGATCTCGAATTTGCAGAATTTTTGTTACAAAAAAATGTAAAAAAATAAAAGATCATTAAAATTGGCTTCTTCATGAGCTGAAACATAGTAAAGTAAATTATAAATTGATACCATCAAAACTTAAATGAGAAAGATCATCCAGGTTGTAGGGGCCAGACCCAATTTTATGAAAGTTGCACCTGTGCACCGGGCACTGAAGGAAGGGGGCAGGTGGGAGTCGCAGATTGTCCATACCGGACAACACCAGGATGTAAACATGAGCGATATTTTCTTCAAACAATTGAATCTCGATCTTCCCAAACATTTTTTGGGGGTACAACCGGGAAGCCACAGCCAGATGACCGCAGGAATCATGCAATCCTTTGAAAAAGTCCTCCAGCTGGAAAAACCAGACTGGGTGGTTGTTGTCGGAGATGTTACATCGACTTTGGCCTGTGCGCTAACAAGTGTTCGTTGTAGTATACCTGTTGCACATGTGGAAGCCGGATTGAGGAGTTTTGACAGGCAGATGCCCGAGGAAATTAACAGATTACTTACGGATCAACTGAGCGATCTTTTATTCACAACTGAAAATTCGGCAGCAATTAATCTGGCCAAAGAAAACATTGCCGCTCATAAAATCCGGTTTGTCGGTAATTGTATGATCGATTCCCTGATTTATTTTTTGCCAAATGCAAACGCTTCTTCACTTTTGAAACAACACGGACTGGAACAAAAAGATTATGCTGTGATGACCATGCATCGGCCTTCTAATGTGGATTATCGCTCAGGCCTTGAACAAATACTGGACATGATCAGGTATATCGTTTCTGAATTGCCCCTGGTATTTCCGGTGCATCCAAGGACTGAAGACCGGCTTAGGCATTTTGGTTTATGGGAAGATTTAAAGCAAATTAAAGGTTTAATTCTCACTCCTCCGTTGGCGTATCTCGATTTTATCGGACTGATGAAAAACAGCAAAATGTTGTTGACTGATTCGGGTGGAATTCAGGAAGAAACCACTTATCTTAAAATACCCTGTCTTACTTTCAGGAAAACCACGGAAAGACCAATTACAACCGAAATGGGTTCAAACATATTGATCAGCGACTTAAATGTTGAAAATGCCTGCCGGCAGATTTATGAAGTGCTTCAGGGAAATATCAGAGAAGCCTGTATTCCCGAAATGTGGGATGGCCAGGCCGGGCAAAGAATTGCAAATGTATTTCATGAAATTTAATCCACGTTGAGTTTAATCCTGAAATATTTTTATACGATCCGATATCTGCATATTAAACAGCTGATCTATTTTTTAAAGTACAGAATTGCCGATCGAATTTTTCACGTCTCCGGATCTTATCGCAGATACCAGGGAATTAATTTCCGGACACATTTTGTGGATTTGAATTTTCTTCCGGTGCGAACGAAAATTTTGAAATTAAACCAGCTTGAAATATTTCATTTGAAAAAGGAATATGCAAAATTGCCGGATTGGAATGATCGGGATCAGGGAAAACTATGGAATTATCAGTTGCAATACCTGGATTTTCTACTGGATAAAACACTAGATACAGAAATACAGATCACTTTACTTAAAGACATTTCTGATAAAATCAATTCCGGGCAGCTTTTACTTGAGCCTTTTCCGGTATCTCTGAGGTTAATCCATATTTGGGCGGGCAGACCCCGGTTCCAGGATTTCGATAAGGGAATTCAAACCGCTTATCAGAAGCAGCTGGAATACCTGGAGTTGCACCCGGAATACCACTTATCGGGCAATCACCTGCTTATAAATTACATTGCCTTGTGTTATGGATTTCAGGCATTGGGCAATTCAGCCAGGCTTCAGCATTATTTGAAAATATTAATGAAGGAAATACAAAGGCAGATCCTGCCCGACGGAGCCCATTACGAACGCAGTCTTTCGTATCATTTGGATATCCTTGGTTATTTGACTGGTTTATATCTGATTTTAAAAGAAACCAAGGAGTGCGAAACATACAGGGATCAACTTTATGAAAAGTGCAAACAAATGTTTGACTGGATTATGTATGTGACACACCATCTTAAAATTGTGCCCTTATTCAATGATTGCATTCGATTGGATAAGATTATTTTTGAAAAACTAAGCAATTATTATAACAACAATCTTGATGTTGGAAAGACATATGAATTGAAAGAAAGCGGGTATAGAAAACTCTCGAATGCAAGTTGTCTTTGTATCGTCAATGCAGGAAATATTACTGCTACGGAACAACCGGGGCATCAGCATGCCGACATGCTTCATTTTTGTCTGAATATTCATGAAAAAGATGTACTGGTCGATACAGGAATATCTACTTACGAAGTATCCCCTGAACGCTTGCTCCAGAGAGCATCAGCATCTCATAATGTGGTTGTAGGATGTCAGGACCAGAACCAGTCTGAACTGTGGGCTTCCTTTCGAATGGCCCGAAGAGCCTGTCTTGAAATCACAGAGGACTTTCCGGATCGTTTATCGGCTAAAGTAAAATGGTATCAGGGACATGTGCATCAAAGAAAATTCAGTTTGCAGGAAAACGAATTAAGGATTGAAGACCAATTTGATTACGTAAAGAATTCATCGGAACGATCCCTTGCTCTTTTTCATTTTGATCACGTGGCTGGTGACTTGAAAGTTGTGGAGCAAACAGTGGTTCTCGAAAAAACAGGAATTAAATTTAATTTTGATGGAGCAAGGGAAATCAAAGTAGAAACCTATCAGCAGAATTTTAACTTTTGCGAATCTGTAACAGCTCAGCGTATTCTGGTGTATTTTTACGGTTGTTTGCAAACAAGGATAAGCTGGAGTTCTTGAAAAAAATTATCTATTTATCATATCACTATCCCCCCGACCTCAGTGCGGGATCATTCAGGAATGCTTCACTTGCAAATGCATTGGCAGGCAGGTTGGAATCGCAGGCAGAAGTTCATTTATTTTGTACCCAGCCGAATCGTTATTCCAACCATATTGAGCCAGCAGCTGAATTTGAACAAGAAGGAAATTTATTTATTTATCGCATCCCTGTTCCACAACATAAGAATCGATTTTTTTTACAAATGCGTTCATTTTATGTATATTTTAATTACGTAAGACATAAGGCGCCAAAGATTCATGCCGATTTTATTTTTGCATCAACTTCTAAATTATTTACGGGATATCTGGCTTACCGGATTTCAAAAATGGTGAATATCCCTTATTACATTGATCTCAGAGATCTGTTTGTTGAAAATTTAAAAGAATTTCTGCGAATACCTTTTTTAGCTAAGTTTAGCAGTTGGTTTATTGGTAAATATTTTGAGAAGCCCTGTCTTTTGCAAGCGGCACACATCAATGTAAACTCCCGTGGATTTCTTTCTTCGATTCCCAAAGACTTTACAGGCACCACAAGTTTTTATCCGAACGGCATCGATGAAATGTTCCTGAATTGGAAAAAAACAGATCATCCGGAAGAACAGGTAAAAATCATATGCTATGCTGGAAATGTTGGAGAGGCACAGGGGCTGCATTATTTTATTCCTGCCCTGGCAAAAAAGCTCGAAGCGCATTTCAGGTTTTTAATCATTGGCAATGGTTCTGCTATGCATAAATTGAACAGGGAAATTTATAAACAGGATATAAAAAATGTGAATTGCATTCCCCCGGTCAACAGGTCTGTATTGCTCAGCTATTATTCCAATTCCGATTATCTTTTAATTCATCTGCATCCATTTAAATCGCTGGAGAAGGTTTTGCCATCAAAATTATTCGAATATGCAGCGGGCGACATACCTGTACTGGCAGGAGTATCGGGATACACGAGAGATTTTATGGAATCGGAGGTAAAGAATAATATTTTTATATTTAATCCGGGAGATGTGGATGCAGTTTGCGATTATCTGGTGCAGCACATTTACAAAAAAGAGGCCAGACCGGAGTTTGTTGAAAAATACAACCGCACTACGGTAACACGCAATATGGTTGAATCTGTAATTCAAGTAATGCACAAACATACAGATGCCGTTTAAAATTGCAATTGTAGCCAACTCATGCTGGAATATTTATAACTTCAGAATGGAACTGATAAAACATTTTTGTGAAGCAGGCCACGAAGTTCATGTATTTGCCGGTAAAGACGAGTTCTGTGCACAATTGAATTTTTCATCGCACGTTCGATTTCGTTTATTAAACTTTTTAAAGCCGGTGTCAAAAAATCCGGTATGGGATATTTTTTGTTTTGTTGAAATTTTAAAAAATTTATGGGATGTAAAACCGGATCTTTTGCTGAATTATACGGTGAAACCAAATATTTACGGGAGTCTGGCTTCCCGAGTACTCGGCATCAGGACGGTTTCGAATTTAACAGGGCTTGGATTCGCAGCAGAGAAAACCGGATGGCATAAGTTCATTTTTAATTTTTATAAAATGGCTTTGCAAAAGAACGAAGTAGTTGTTTTTCACAATGAAGAAGACAGACTTTGGTTTGTAAAAGAGAAATTGATTAAAGAGGCTCAAAGCATTTGTATTCCCGGGAGCGGAGTGGATTCGGAATATTTTAAACCGGAGCCCGGGAAGCAGAAGGGTGAAAAGTTTATTTTTCTTTTTGTCGGAAGGCTGATCAAAGCAAAAGGTATTTTTGAATTTTTGGATGCGGCGGAACGATTGGCCCAATACTACCCACAAGCAGAGTGGTGGATTCTAGGGAGACCAGCAAATGAGCGTAATCATAAAAAGCAGGAGAAGAAGTTTGAGCACTTTCAAAAGAACAAACAGATCCGCTTTTTGGGATTCCAGCAGGATGTGCGTGTTTATTTAAGGCAAGCCCGGGTTTTTGTTTTGCCTTCCTACCGGGAAGGGATGCCCCGCTCTTTAATGGAAGCCATGTCCATGGAATTGCCTGTAATTACAACGCGTGTAGCCGGATGTAAACATGCCGTTGAAGACCGGTTGCATGGGTTTTTAGTAGAACCTGAGAGCGGCCAGTCACTTTATGTTGCCATGGAGGCATGTTTGAATTTGCCGGAAACAGAATTGGAACAAATGGGAAAAAATGGCCGGCAACGCATTTTAAATAATTTTGCGATGGGCAGGATTATACAGGGATATGACAAGATTTTGAATAAGCTGATCAACCAGCACCCGTTAAATTCCAATCGTTAATTTAAAGCAGAATGCAGCATAAAATCCTTCAAAACAGGAGATATTATCATAACAGGATTCAGGCCGTGCTTAAAGAATTAGATATTAGAGAGGGCAGTGTACTCGATCTGGGTTGCGGCGAAATGCTTATAAAACCTTATCTGAATTCAAATAACATCCGCTATATAGGGATTGATCAGTTTCCTTTTCAAGAAGAAGAGGATTTTTACTGTGCAGATATATTGAATTACCCATTGGAAAATGAGACATACGATTTTATTTTCCTGCTTGGGGTACTTGATCACATGAATTTCAGCGACCAGATCCGCATACTTCAGAAGATCCAAAACCGGTTTCAGAAAACGCTGGTAGTAAGCCGGTGGAATTGTTCAAATCTGATATTAAGAATGTTTTATTACAAACGGAAGTGTGTCGATATAGAAAGCCATTTCAAAGGGTATCGCCTGAAAAGATTAGCTTTTGTAAAATTTCCGAGATTGAAATTTCTATGGAAACCGGGAGAAGATAAATTCTGGTATAAATTTATGGCGACGGAGTATGTGTACATTATTCAGCCTGTTGCCCTGTAAAATCTGAAACAATTTCTTTCACCAGCAGTTTGGCCAAGTCGAGTTTATCATTTGTGATTACATAATCAAAATGTCTGGCATAATCCAGTTCAATTTCCGCTTTTTGGATTCTTTTGGATATGGAATCATCGTTGTCCGTATTTCTCAATTTTAATCTTTGCCTGAGTACTTCAATATTGGAAGCTTTCAAAAAAATGCTCAGGGTGTCGTATTTATTTTCAGATTCTATCCGAAATGCTCCCATGACGTCTATATCCAGCAGAGGGATTTTTTCAAGAGCCCAGATTCTATTGATCTCACTATGTAAAGTGCCGTAAAATTGGTTGGTATATACTTCCTGGTATTCAAAAAATTCATGATTACGAACACTTGTTAGGAAGTCGTGGGTTTGCATAAAATAGTAGTCCTGACCATGTATTTCTCCGGATCTGGGAGTTCTTGTAGTGGCTGAAACCGAGAAACAAAGACTATTAAACGTTTCGAGGAGGTATTTGGCCAGTGTCGTTTTTCCCGAGCCGGAAGGAGCAGTGAGTATGACGATTTTCCCGGATTTCATTAAAGAATATTTGCCATTTGTTCTTTGATTTTTTCGAGATCATCTTTCATATTGACCACCAGTTTTTGGATGGGTGAAAATTGCGCTTTCGAACCGAGTGTATTGATCTCCCGGCCTATTTCCTGGCTGATGAAATTAAGTTTTCGGGATTTGATCATTCCTTTTTTATTCAGTTCCTCGAGAAAATATTCGCAATGTTGCTTGAGGCGGACTTTTTCTTCGGTGATATCGAGGCGTTCCAGATAATAAATGATCTCTTGTTCGAAGCGATTGCGGTCGATGGCTTCCGAGTCGAGATTGGACTCAATGGTTTTATTAAGTTTTTCTTTGAGTAAGCTCAGACGTTCGGGATCCAGACTTTCTACCTTGTGCAAGTGGTTCAGTATCGATTGTGTACGCAAAGCCATGTCATTGGCTATGATGGTTCCTTCGATGGATCTGAAATCGTTGAGTTTTTCGATGGCTTCATTCAAAAGATCCAGAGTATAATCGTATTGATTTTTTGAAATCAGGGTATCCTGAGCAGTGATCACATTCGGGAATTTGAGGATGGCATTCAGAATATCGGATTGTTTGAGATCGATAGAATCTGAAAGCTTTTGGATTTGATTGTAAAAATTCTTAAAAAGAGCATGGTTCAGAGTAAACTCATCGGTTATGCCATCGGAATCAATGGAAATTGTCAGATCGAGTTTTCCTCGTATGACTTTGTCATTGAGCATTTTCCGGATATCGAGCTCGTGCTGGCGATAGCTGTTGGGTAATTTAAGTCGGAAATCATTCACTTTGGAGTTGATGCATCTGAGTTCGATTACGATCTCGCGTCCCTCAAAGTGGCCTTTGGCGTTTCCAAATCCTGTCATCGACAATAACATACTTCGGTATTTGAGGCACTAAGGTAGGATTATTTTTACTTGTGATGTGCGGGTACAAGCCCTGTAAAACCAGCATATCTCCTTGATATAGAAAAAGTTATAATATATAATTTGTAATAAAAAAACCAATAAAAGTTTTGAGAACCAAATTAAATTGCGAAATTTGCCACGCTCTTTTAGGGCGGCTATTCATAACTCTCTAAATATCAAGCAAATGAGAAAAGCTGATCTGGTAGCATTGATTTCAGAAAAATCCGGAGTTCCCAAGGTTGATGTCCTGGTATCTCTTGAAATGTTTTTCAAGGAAGTCAAACAATCCCTGGCACAGGGTGAAAATGTTTACATCAGAGGATTTGGTTCCTTTGTTGTCAAGAAAAGAGCTAAAAAGATCGGCCGACACATCAAAAAGAATGTAGCAATTGAGATACCCGAGCATTTTATCCCATCCTTTAAACCGGCTAAGATATTTGTCGATCACGTGAAACTGGGGAAAGAGCCCGAGCATTCTGAGGAGGATGAAGATGAAGGAGATGATCTTTAAGCTTAGCGCATGAATCCTATCAGGTTAGGAATCCTTTTCTTTTGTCTGCTGCTGCTTTGTTATTTTGGGCTGAGTACCGTTTCACCAAAAATCAGAAAGTCATCGGGCGAGCGGATCAAGGATCTCGAGGCAACCGGTGTTGAAAACCTGATCCAGGCTCAGATGAAAAAACTGAATGAAGTTCAGAAAGCTGAACTGAATGTTTTAAATACCAAATTTTCGAATGTAAGTACCGGGGCAGACAGCATTGAAGTTTACAAAGAAATTTCGGGTTATTGGTTTAGGCAGGGAGCGCATAGCATAGCGGGCAGTTATGCACGCCAGGTGGCTTCCCTGGAAAAAACGGCCGAAAGCTGGAAAATTGCGGGAACAACATTTTTATATGGACTGGAAAGTGAAACCGATCCTAAACAAAAATTGTTTTGTCAGCAAATGGCTGTCAGTAGTTTCGATCAGGCATTGTCGTTGGATCCCGATGAAGCGGAATACGAAATGTACAAAGCTCTGGCCTTTGTAAAACTGCCGGGCAACGAACCCATGAAAGGGATCAGAATGATGCTGGACCTGGAGAAAAAAGTTCCTGAGTACCTGCCTCTGCAGATTCAACTTGCGGAATTGGGGATGCAGACCGGGCAATTCG includes:
- a CDS encoding glycosyltransferase family 4 protein is translated as MELIKHFCEAGHEVHVFAGKDEFCAQLNFSSHVRFRLLNFLKPVSKNPVWDIFCFVEILKNLWDVKPDLLLNYTVKPNIYGSLASRVLGIRTVSNLTGLGFAAEKTGWHKFIFNFYKMALQKNEVVVFHNEEDRLWFVKEKLIKEAQSICIPGSGVDSEYFKPEPGKQKGEKFIFLFVGRLIKAKGIFEFLDAAERLAQYYPQAEWWILGRPANERNHKKQEKKFEHFQKNKQIRFLGFQQDVRVYLRQARVFVLPSYREGMPRSLMEAMSMELPVITTRVAGCKHAVEDRLHGFLVEPESGQSLYVAMEACLNLPETELEQMGKNGRQRILNNFAMGRIIQGYDKILNKLINQHPLNSNR
- a CDS encoding glycosyltransferase family 4 protein gives rise to the protein MKKIIYLSYHYPPDLSAGSFRNASLANALAGRLESQAEVHLFCTQPNRYSNHIEPAAEFEQEGNLFIYRIPVPQHKNRFFLQMRSFYVYFNYVRHKAPKIHADFIFASTSKLFTGYLAYRISKMVNIPYYIDLRDLFVENLKEFLRIPFLAKFSSWFIGKYFEKPCLLQAAHINVNSRGFLSSIPKDFTGTTSFYPNGIDEMFLNWKKTDHPEEQVKIICYAGNVGEAQGLHYFIPALAKKLEAHFRFLIIGNGSAMHKLNREIYKQDIKNVNCIPPVNRSVLLSYYSNSDYLLIHLHPFKSLEKVLPSKLFEYAAGDIPVLAGVSGYTRDFMESEVKNNIFIFNPGDVDAVCDYLVQHIYKKEARPEFVEKYNRTTVTRNMVESVIQVMHKHTDAV
- a CDS encoding YicC family protein → MLLSMTGFGNAKGHFEGREIVIELRCINSKVNDFRLKLPNSYRQHELDIRKMLNDKVIRGKLDLTISIDSDGITDEFTLNHALFKNFYNQIQKLSDSIDLKQSDILNAILKFPNVITAQDTLISKNQYDYTLDLLNEAIEKLNDFRSIEGTIIANDMALRTQSILNHLHKVESLDPERLSLLKEKLNKTIESNLDSEAIDRNRFEQEIIYYLERLDITEEKVRLKQHCEYFLEELNKKGMIKSRKLNFISQEIGREINTLGSKAQFSPIQKLVVNMKDDLEKIKEQMANIL
- a CDS encoding class I SAM-dependent methyltransferase translates to MQHKILQNRRYYHNRIQAVLKELDIREGSVLDLGCGEMLIKPYLNSNNIRYIGIDQFPFQEEEDFYCADILNYPLENETYDFIFLLGVLDHMNFSDQIRILQKIQNRFQKTLVVSRWNCSNLILRMFYYKRKCVDIESHFKGYRLKRLAFVKFPRLKFLWKPGEDKFWYKFMATEYVYIIQPVAL
- a CDS encoding alginate lyase family protein, with product MSLILKYFYTIRYLHIKQLIYFLKYRIADRIFHVSGSYRRYQGINFRTHFVDLNFLPVRTKILKLNQLEIFHLKKEYAKLPDWNDRDQGKLWNYQLQYLDFLLDKTLDTEIQITLLKDISDKINSGQLLLEPFPVSLRLIHIWAGRPRFQDFDKGIQTAYQKQLEYLELHPEYHLSGNHLLINYIALCYGFQALGNSARLQHYLKILMKEIQRQILPDGAHYERSLSYHLDILGYLTGLYLILKETKECETYRDQLYEKCKQMFDWIMYVTHHLKIVPLFNDCIRLDKIIFEKLSNYYNNNLDVGKTYELKESGYRKLSNASCLCIVNAGNITATEQPGHQHADMLHFCLNIHEKDVLVDTGISTYEVSPERLLQRASASHNVVVGCQDQNQSELWASFRMARRACLEITEDFPDRLSAKVKWYQGHVHQRKFSLQENELRIEDQFDYVKNSSERSLALFHFDHVAGDLKVVEQTVVLEKTGIKFNFDGAREIKVETYQQNFNFCESVTAQRILVYFYGCLQTRISWSS
- a CDS encoding integration host factor subunit beta, encoding MRKADLVALISEKSGVPKVDVLVSLEMFFKEVKQSLAQGENVYIRGFGSFVVKKRAKKIGRHIKKNVAIEIPEHFIPSFKPAKIFVDHVKLGKEPEHSEEDEDEGDDL
- the gmk gene encoding guanylate kinase, producing the protein MKSGKIVILTAPSGSGKTTLAKYLLETFNSLCFSVSATTRTPRSGEIHGQDYYFMQTHDFLTSVRNHEFFEYQEVYTNQFYGTLHSEINRIWALEKIPLLDIDVMGAFRIESENKYDTLSIFLKASNIEVLRQRLKLRNTDNDDSISKRIQKAEIELDYARHFDYVITNDKLDLAKLLVKEIVSDFTGQQAE
- the wecB gene encoding UDP-N-acetylglucosamine 2-epimerase (non-hydrolyzing), translated to MRKIIQVVGARPNFMKVAPVHRALKEGGRWESQIVHTGQHQDVNMSDIFFKQLNLDLPKHFLGVQPGSHSQMTAGIMQSFEKVLQLEKPDWVVVVGDVTSTLACALTSVRCSIPVAHVEAGLRSFDRQMPEEINRLLTDQLSDLLFTTENSAAINLAKENIAAHKIRFVGNCMIDSLIYFLPNANASSLLKQHGLEQKDYAVMTMHRPSNVDYRSGLEQILDMIRYIVSELPLVFPVHPRTEDRLRHFGLWEDLKQIKGLILTPPLAYLDFIGLMKNSKMLLTDSGGIQEETTYLKIPCLTFRKTTERPITTEMGSNILISDLNVENACRQIYEVLQGNIREACIPEMWDGQAGQRIANVFHEI
- a CDS encoding acylneuraminate cytidylyltransferase family protein; this translates as MPSILGIIPARSGSKRVPMKNLRKLAGKTLVEYAIDAALDSRLLNYIALSSDSTEILKLADSYNNKIWQIQRPDEISGDTSTALEYVEHTLEVMKGLNLETPQYVVIIQPSSPFTKGEDIDATIRRLLELKTDCAVSVREVQFDLHPSKFKYIRDGKLLPYFEDTGDHMARHLLDKIYVRNGSVYMSSIELIRSRKLLNDSCAAYVMPPERSIDINDLLDLEFAEFLLQKNVKK
- the neuC gene encoding UDP-N-acetylglucosamine 2-epimerase (hydrolyzing) — translated: MSNNTRRNICVVITARPSYSRVKTALEAIQQHPELNLQLVVAASALLDRYGNAFRYIEEDGFKIEAKVFNVLEGENLQAQAKTTGLGILELTTVFEHLKPDAVVTVADRFETMATAIAASYMNIPLVHIQGGEVTGNIDEKVRHAITKLSDLHLVASKEACDRVLRMGEDPDYVIVTGCPSLDLAKRIAGESNNQSEFDPVKKYGGVGISEVDLDHFIVVLQHPVTTQYDEARKQVEITLEAIHQMGIPCLWFWPNVDAGSDGTSKGIRAFREKHTQSKIHFFKNMEPEDFLRLLKKCKCLVGNSSAGIRECSFLGIPVVNIGQRQQGRARGRNVVDVQHDVLAIRSAVENQIRHGHYEPEFIYGNGQAGVQIANALAKSPLRFEKKIQY